One genomic segment of Prosthecobacter fusiformis includes these proteins:
- a CDS encoding beta strand repeat-containing protein has protein sequence MSFPSKAAPFYWDADPATSLNQNGSGTWVAGGDAGTANWTSNNGSPQAVWINGEHTANLGSVNGYTNDGTGGTITLGENITAYRIDKSSRAGAYIIDPGAGYTLTLTGATAGFGNNNTSAAAALTINVSVNGGSNGITKFNNGMVILAADNTWSGGTSISTNAASGTSSVLQIGNGGTTGTLGSGDVTFSTLSSDPGTAQTVLAFNRSDSVSLTQNLVSGTSDPNKGILRQAGTGTLIVASENTGFTGLLQVTSGTLQIGNGATEGSMSTATGATVSSGATLRFDRTDTSSFTGAITGAGRLLKAGSGTLILSGTASTYSGGTIIEAGVLQIANDDALPTGTTVSFVGTGTLDLNTYDQTVGTITVADNMTGTIIGTGSTLTTGATNLVIGGATANASATLNMSGLGTFIFDGATNTLAVGGTLVTSAGTSLNSGTLILAQNNFITAATVNVSNVNAGGGNHENSGTLLLGQANTITAGNFNIGGAFKNQGYVRFNTGVTGGTVTLRGTNAESRMDILIGMHDSNSVIVEQSYFDSTAGTLDALVGTLTLGVTSNRGRPGLGRFSMGLGTLDATTIILGQRLSSAGTTSGLGASPTGTLDLNGGLILVRSLIFADKKDTGLLGTVTGIFNFISGTLRAETLEGGGGSAGVSRLLNWTAGSIETYDASTDLTINDVTLNLVGSAERVFNVATGRTITVSGPINNAGTPAPTSAFTKTGAGTLVLSGTGSTHTGSINLQEGILRTTANDVLSDGASIHFTGSTTLDLQNNSDTISTLDVTLGRTATILGTGGSLTLTGGPDWTIGGDAANTNTVLDMSGLGSFTFDSSSADVNFGAQGNVANNIVTVYLAAQNNIITARSFGISNVTASPTTAQNVGTVYLGQTNTLNATTITIGSFKSLTRLEFDAGIVNGSLKIRATNGTSRANIIVGRGQSSSLGTNALVDLSSGSLDALISTLTIGQNANSGSQASSTTASMLMGTGTLDAVNIILGEMSSTSTNPNYNASGTLTLAGEGTIKVETLTFSNRTSSGNGFANGTFNLEAGVLQAETVQRGAAPKGAALFNWNGGSIQNYDSDTNLTITGVNLTLNGSGTRSFAISAGRTATVNSSLVDGSSVGPAAFTKTGAGALHLLAASTYTGRTTIQEGILLAGNSTGSATGDGGIQILANGTLAGTGRLAPQNTAGLVNQGTLKAGTPGGLSAGALTLDLGDTTGGLNSTGTLSFDLFTNAGDNSGIASAADRLIITDALASEINLTGTLHLGLGEGSTLTSESFSEGDRWLLVDWSGLTGGLPGVSFSQINSPDISLPTELKWTYEFDTTGLYAVVTIVPEPGRAFLVSIGLCLGLLRRRRDR, from the coding sequence ATGTCTTTTCCATCAAAGGCCGCGCCGTTCTATTGGGATGCGGACCCGGCGACATCCCTCAACCAAAATGGCAGCGGCACCTGGGTTGCTGGCGGAGACGCCGGCACTGCCAATTGGACCAGTAACAATGGCAGTCCTCAGGCAGTCTGGATCAATGGCGAGCACACGGCCAATCTTGGATCAGTCAATGGCTATACGAATGATGGCACAGGTGGCACCATCACTTTGGGAGAAAACATCACGGCTTATCGGATCGACAAAAGTAGCCGTGCCGGAGCCTACATTATCGATCCGGGAGCCGGTTACACGCTGACACTGACCGGAGCCACGGCTGGCTTTGGCAATAACAACACCAGTGCAGCCGCTGCGCTAACCATCAATGTCTCTGTGAATGGAGGCAGCAATGGCATCACCAAATTTAACAACGGCATGGTGATCCTGGCCGCAGACAACACCTGGTCTGGAGGAACCAGTATTTCCACCAATGCCGCGTCAGGTACAAGCAGTGTCTTGCAGATCGGCAATGGTGGAACCACAGGCACGCTGGGCAGTGGCGATGTCACTTTTTCCACCTTGTCTTCAGATCCGGGCACAGCTCAGACGGTACTGGCTTTCAACCGAAGCGACTCCGTGAGTCTGACTCAGAATCTGGTGAGTGGAACCTCCGATCCTAACAAAGGCATTTTACGCCAAGCAGGCACAGGCACACTCATCGTCGCCAGTGAGAACACCGGCTTCACGGGGCTTTTGCAAGTGACATCCGGCACCTTGCAAATCGGAAACGGAGCCACGGAAGGAAGTATGTCAACCGCTACAGGAGCAACGGTTTCCAGTGGTGCGACCCTGCGTTTTGATCGCACGGACACCAGCAGTTTTACAGGTGCCATCACCGGCGCAGGACGCCTTTTAAAAGCTGGGAGTGGGACTTTGATTCTATCTGGTACAGCCAGCACTTACAGCGGGGGTACCATCATTGAAGCCGGGGTGCTCCAGATCGCCAATGATGATGCCTTGCCCACGGGTACAACCGTCAGCTTTGTCGGCACCGGAACTCTGGATCTGAACACTTACGACCAGACCGTCGGCACGATCACTGTGGCCGATAACATGACAGGGACCATCATCGGCACGGGAAGTACACTGACCACAGGGGCCACAAATTTGGTGATTGGAGGTGCCACCGCAAATGCGAGCGCCACACTGAATATGTCTGGACTGGGCACGTTTATCTTTGATGGAGCCACCAATACGCTGGCCGTCGGTGGAACGCTCGTCACCTCCGCCGGAACCAGCCTCAACAGTGGCACGCTGATCCTTGCTCAAAACAACTTTATCACTGCGGCCACGGTCAATGTCAGCAACGTCAATGCGGGCGGGGGCAACCATGAGAATAGTGGAACACTGCTTCTTGGGCAGGCCAACACCATCACGGCAGGAAACTTTAATATTGGGGGTGCCTTTAAAAATCAGGGGTATGTGCGTTTCAACACAGGGGTCACCGGAGGGACCGTCACCCTACGGGGAACCAATGCCGAATCACGGATGGATATTCTCATAGGCATGCATGACTCCAACAGTGTGATTGTTGAGCAAAGTTACTTCGACAGCACAGCAGGCACACTGGATGCACTTGTGGGCACTTTAACACTGGGTGTGACCAGTAACCGAGGAAGACCGGGCCTGGGCCGTTTCAGCATGGGATTAGGCACACTGGATGCGACGACCATCATATTAGGCCAACGTCTCAGCAGTGCAGGTACCACCAGCGGACTTGGAGCCAGTCCAACTGGAACCCTGGATCTGAACGGAGGCCTCATCCTAGTGCGCAGCCTAATTTTCGCGGATAAAAAGGACACCGGCCTGCTGGGCACCGTGACTGGGATTTTCAATTTTATCAGCGGAACGTTGCGTGCTGAAACGCTGGAAGGTGGCGGAGGCAGTGCAGGCGTCAGTCGTCTCCTCAACTGGACTGCCGGCAGCATCGAGACTTATGACGCAAGCACCGACCTAACCATCAATGATGTCACCCTTAATCTGGTAGGCTCAGCCGAACGCGTTTTTAACGTCGCCACTGGCCGCACGATCACTGTCAGCGGGCCGATCAATAACGCAGGCACTCCGGCCCCAACATCAGCCTTCACCAAAACGGGTGCAGGCACACTCGTGCTCAGCGGAACTGGCAGTACTCATACAGGTAGCATCAATCTTCAGGAAGGCATTTTACGCACCACGGCAAATGATGTGCTCTCCGATGGAGCCAGCATCCATTTTACCGGCAGCACCACTCTGGATCTGCAAAACAACAGCGACACCATCTCCACCCTTGATGTAACCCTCGGCAGGACAGCCACCATTTTGGGGACAGGCGGCAGTCTCACTCTCACTGGCGGACCTGATTGGACTATCGGCGGGGATGCTGCGAATACCAACACCGTGCTGGACATGTCCGGACTCGGTAGTTTTACCTTCGACAGCAGTTCAGCCGACGTCAATTTCGGTGCCCAGGGTAACGTCGCGAATAACATTGTGACCGTTTATTTGGCGGCACAAAACAACATAATCACCGCCCGCAGTTTTGGCATTTCCAATGTGACGGCCAGTCCCACCACTGCGCAAAACGTAGGAACCGTTTATCTGGGACAAACTAACACCCTCAATGCGACGACCATCACGATCGGGAGCTTTAAAAGTCTAACGCGGTTGGAGTTTGACGCAGGAATCGTGAATGGCAGCCTGAAAATTCGGGCGACCAATGGTACGAGCCGGGCCAACATAATCGTGGGGCGTGGGCAAAGCAGTTCATTAGGAACCAATGCTCTGGTGGACCTCAGCAGTGGCAGCCTGGATGCATTGATCAGCACACTGACCATCGGCCAAAACGCTAACAGTGGCTCACAGGCATCTTCCACGACCGCCAGCATGCTGATGGGAACCGGCACACTCGACGCGGTGAATATCATCCTGGGAGAGATGAGCAGCACTTCAACCAATCCTAACTACAATGCCTCCGGAACATTGACTCTTGCCGGAGAAGGCACCATCAAGGTCGAAACCTTGACTTTTTCCAACCGCACCAGCAGCGGCAATGGCTTTGCGAATGGCACCTTCAATCTTGAAGCTGGTGTTTTGCAGGCTGAAACCGTCCAGCGGGGAGCAGCGCCCAAAGGCGCAGCCCTTTTTAATTGGAACGGCGGCAGTATTCAAAACTATGACAGTGACACGAACCTCACCATCACTGGGGTCAACCTGACGCTCAATGGCAGCGGCACCCGTAGTTTCGCGATATCAGCCGGACGTACCGCGACCGTAAATTCCAGCTTGGTGGATGGAAGTTCAGTCGGCCCAGCAGCATTCACCAAAACCGGAGCTGGCGCGCTACATCTGCTGGCAGCCAGCACTTATACCGGTCGTACGACCATTCAGGAAGGCATCCTCTTGGCAGGCAATAGCACCGGCTCAGCCACAGGGGACGGAGGCATTCAGATCCTGGCCAATGGCACGCTGGCAGGCACCGGTAGGCTGGCACCGCAAAACACGGCGGGCCTTGTTAATCAAGGCACTCTAAAAGCGGGCACACCAGGAGGCCTCAGCGCAGGTGCCTTAACCCTGGACTTGGGAGATACAACCGGTGGCCTAAACTCCACGGGCACCCTTTCCTTTGATCTCTTCACCAACGCCGGTGACAATAGTGGCATAGCCTCCGCAGCGGACCGTCTCATCATCACGGATGCTTTAGCTTCCGAGATCAACCTCACCGGCACACTCCACCTCGGACTGGGTGAAGGCAGCACCTTGACATCCGAAAGCTTCTCCGAGGGTGACCGCTGGCTTCTTGTGGATTGGAGCGGCCTTACGGGAGGACTCCCTGGAGTTAGCTTCAGCCAAATAAATTCTCCAGACATCAGTCTGCCGACCGAACTCAAATGGACTTATGAATTTGATACGACAGGCCTTTACGCAGTCGTCACCATCGTTCCAGAACCGGGACGGGCATTCCTGGTCAGCATCGGTTTGTGCTTGGGATTGCTGCGCCGCAGACGTGACCGCTAA
- a CDS encoding glycine C-acetyltransferase, whose protein sequence is MKAYPAFQDHLNAQLASVREAGTFKNERVLNTRQGSQVKADGGREVINLCANNYLGLAQHPQVRQAAHEALDQWGYGLASVRFICGTQGVHKALEASLSDFLGTEDTLLYGSCFDANGGLFETLLGPEDAIISDELNHASIIDGIRLCKAQRYRYKNNDMADLEARLMEASAQGARYKLIATDGVFSMDGYIANLKAICDLADRYNALVMVDDSHAVGFMGAQGRGTHEHCGVMDRVDILTGTLGKALGGASGGYTSGRKEIIEWLRQRSRPYLFSNTLAPVIAGASLAAIELLKHSTELRDTLESNTLYFREAMTATGFNLLPGQHPIVPIMLGDAALASRFAEAMLQHGVYVVGFSYPVVPMGKARIRTQISAAHTGAELDAAIDAFKVVKQKLGV, encoded by the coding sequence ATGAAAGCCTACCCTGCATTTCAAGACCATCTCAATGCCCAGCTCGCCAGCGTTCGGGAAGCCGGTACGTTTAAGAATGAACGGGTCCTCAACACACGCCAGGGCAGCCAGGTAAAGGCGGATGGAGGGCGGGAAGTGATCAATCTGTGCGCGAACAACTATCTAGGCCTGGCTCAGCATCCGCAAGTTCGCCAAGCTGCCCATGAGGCGTTGGATCAATGGGGCTACGGCCTTGCCAGCGTGCGTTTTATTTGCGGCACGCAGGGTGTTCATAAAGCATTGGAAGCCAGCCTCAGCGACTTTCTCGGCACGGAGGACACCCTGCTTTACGGCTCCTGCTTTGATGCCAACGGTGGATTATTCGAAACCTTGTTAGGCCCTGAAGATGCCATCATCAGTGATGAACTGAACCACGCCTCCATCATTGACGGCATCCGCTTGTGCAAGGCGCAGCGCTATCGATACAAGAACAATGACATGGCGGATCTGGAAGCCCGCCTGATGGAAGCCTCTGCACAAGGTGCTCGATACAAGCTCATCGCCACCGATGGGGTCTTCTCGATGGATGGATACATCGCCAATCTCAAAGCCATCTGTGATCTCGCAGACAGGTACAATGCCCTGGTCATGGTGGATGATTCTCACGCAGTCGGCTTTATGGGCGCGCAAGGACGCGGGACGCATGAGCACTGCGGAGTGATGGACCGTGTGGATATCCTCACCGGCACCCTTGGCAAAGCACTCGGAGGTGCCAGCGGCGGATACACCAGCGGGCGCAAGGAGATCATCGAATGGCTGCGCCAGCGCTCACGCCCTTATCTGTTTTCCAACACCCTGGCTCCCGTCATAGCCGGAGCCTCGCTAGCGGCCATTGAACTGCTGAAGCATTCCACCGAATTGCGTGACACATTGGAGTCTAACACCTTGTATTTCCGAGAAGCCATGACGGCGACTGGTTTTAACCTTTTGCCAGGTCAGCATCCCATCGTGCCCATCATGCTGGGAGACGCAGCACTCGCCTCCCGGTTCGCAGAGGCCATGCTGCAACACGGCGTTTACGTCGTCGGATTCAGCTATCCGGTCGTGCCGATGGGCAAGGCGCGCATTCGCACACAGATCAGCGCAGCCCATACTGGGGCTGAGCTGGATGCTGCGATCGACGCCTTCAAGGTAGTGAAGCAAAAGCTTGGCGTGTGA
- the ald gene encoding alanine dehydrogenase — translation MNIGVPKEIKEQEHRVALTPSAAYQLIKRGHQVHVEVNAGTGAGFSDSDYEAVGATLIHDHAEVFAKAELIIKVKEPLPAEYALLRPDHLLFTYLHLAANRPLTEALMQSGATALAYETIEVNHRLPLLEPMSEIAGRMSVVVGGYFLAKHAGGSGTLLGGVPGVLPGKVVVIGGGVAGINAARMATGLGADVTILEVDLERMRFLDITLHTAHTLYSNETHLMELLPQVDLLIGAVLVPGARAPKLISREMLRRMRPGSVLVDIAVDQGGCAETTRPTTHHDPIYVEEGVTHYCVANMPGAYARTATQALINVTHRYIELLADHGLTEACQRQPAIIGGINVMGGTLHNEAVAHAHGLPFTPISFP, via the coding sequence ATGAACATCGGCGTCCCCAAAGAAATCAAAGAGCAGGAACACCGGGTGGCCTTGACACCCTCGGCAGCTTATCAGCTCATCAAGCGTGGCCATCAGGTTCATGTGGAAGTGAATGCAGGCACTGGCGCTGGATTTTCAGATTCAGATTATGAAGCGGTGGGTGCCACACTGATCCATGATCATGCCGAGGTTTTTGCCAAGGCTGAGCTGATCATCAAAGTGAAAGAACCGCTGCCTGCTGAATATGCCCTGCTGCGTCCCGATCATCTTCTGTTCACCTATCTCCACCTCGCCGCTAATCGTCCGCTGACGGAAGCATTGATGCAGTCGGGTGCCACAGCCCTGGCCTATGAGACCATTGAGGTGAATCATCGCCTGCCCTTGCTGGAACCGATGAGCGAGATCGCCGGACGTATGTCGGTCGTGGTAGGTGGCTACTTCCTGGCGAAACATGCGGGTGGCAGCGGCACCCTGCTGGGCGGTGTTCCGGGTGTGCTGCCTGGCAAGGTCGTGGTCATTGGCGGCGGCGTAGCGGGCATCAATGCCGCCCGCATGGCCACCGGTCTGGGAGCGGATGTGACCATCCTGGAAGTGGACCTAGAGCGCATGCGTTTCCTGGATATCACCCTGCACACCGCCCACACACTTTACTCCAATGAAACGCATCTCATGGAGCTACTGCCGCAGGTGGATCTGCTGATCGGTGCCGTCCTTGTTCCCGGAGCGCGCGCGCCCAAGCTCATCAGCCGTGAGATGCTGCGCCGCATGCGTCCCGGCAGTGTCCTGGTGGACATCGCGGTGGACCAGGGCGGCTGCGCCGAAACAACGCGCCCGACCACTCACCATGATCCCATTTATGTGGAGGAAGGAGTGACGCATTACTGCGTGGCGAACATGCCCGGTGCCTATGCCCGCACCGCCACCCAGGCTCTCATCAATGTGACCCACCGTTACATCGAGCTGCTGGCTGATCACGGCCTAACTGAAGCCTGCCAGCGCCAGCCCGCCATCATTGGCGGCATTAACGTGATGGGGGGTACTCTTCACAATGAAGCGGTGGCCCACGCACATGGACTGCCCTTTACCCCCATCTCGTTCCCATGA
- the tdh gene encoding L-threonine 3-dehydrogenase — translation MKALVKAHAERGLWLQDVPEPEVGINDVLIKVHKTGICGTDLHIYKWDAWAQKTIPVPMVVGHEFVGEVVRVGSNVSDFHAGEIVSAEGHVVCGRCRNCLAGRRHLCKDTVGIGVNRTGAFAEYISVPMTNVWHHREGVDEEVASIFDPFGNAVHTALAFECLGEDVLITGAGPIGIMAIPVVKHAGARHVVITDVNEYRLDLARQMGATLAVNVKTHHLADVQKQLGMKEGFDVGLEMSGNASAFHSMIENMCHGGKIAMLGIPSEPMAIDWNKVIFNMLTIKGIYGREMYETWYQMSVMLECGLNLKPVITHRFHYTDFEKGFAAMESGNCGKVVLDWNT, via the coding sequence ATGAAAGCACTTGTCAAAGCCCATGCAGAACGCGGCCTCTGGCTGCAAGATGTTCCTGAACCTGAAGTGGGCATCAATGACGTGCTCATCAAAGTCCATAAAACCGGCATCTGCGGGACCGATCTGCACATCTACAAATGGGATGCCTGGGCACAAAAGACCATTCCCGTTCCCATGGTGGTGGGCCATGAGTTTGTGGGCGAAGTCGTCCGCGTTGGCTCCAATGTCAGTGATTTCCATGCGGGTGAAATCGTCAGCGCCGAAGGCCATGTCGTCTGTGGTCGGTGTCGAAACTGTCTGGCAGGCCGCCGTCACCTCTGCAAAGACACCGTGGGCATCGGCGTCAACCGCACCGGAGCCTTTGCCGAATACATCAGCGTACCGATGACCAATGTCTGGCATCATCGCGAAGGTGTGGATGAAGAAGTAGCGTCCATTTTTGATCCTTTCGGCAATGCGGTGCATACGGCACTGGCCTTTGAATGTTTGGGAGAAGATGTGCTCATCACCGGAGCTGGCCCCATTGGCATCATGGCCATCCCGGTGGTGAAGCATGCCGGAGCCAGGCATGTGGTCATCACCGATGTGAATGAATACCGCCTGGATTTGGCGCGGCAAATGGGAGCGACCCTGGCCGTGAATGTGAAGACGCACCATCTAGCCGACGTGCAAAAACAGCTCGGCATGAAGGAAGGGTTCGATGTCGGCCTGGAGATGAGTGGCAATGCATCCGCCTTTCACAGCATGATCGAGAACATGTGCCACGGCGGCAAGATCGCCATGCTGGGCATTCCCTCAGAACCCATGGCCATTGACTGGAATAAAGTCATCTTCAACATGCTGACCATCAAAGGCATCTATGGACGGGAGATGTATGAAACCTGGTATCAGATGAGCGTCATGCTGGAATGCGGGCTGAATTTAAAACCGGTCATCACGCATCGTTTTCATTACACGGACTTCGAAAAAGGATTTGCCGCCATGGAATCTGGAAACTGTGGCAAGGTCGTACTGGATTGGAACACCTGA
- a CDS encoding ABC transporter permease, with translation MLTPLDLKLFRDVNRMKGQIIAVSLVMACGLAMMIMTRSLILTLESTRDAYYQSYRMADVFGSLKRAPLSMRERMAQIPGVTAIETRVVLDAVLDLPGVLEPCTAHIVSLPEDRDPLLNQIFLRKGRIPRADARGEAVVSEAFALANKLELGDSVHAIINGRRDRITVTGIGLSPEFVFEARAGETLPDNKRFGVFWMNYRSVAVAYNMDGAFNDFVIDLAPGVEAGTVIADADRLLMSYGAVGAYTRRDHGSASRLEDELRVLNALSFAYPVVFLSVAAFMVNAVLARLVRLQREQIAQLKALGYSSWQVGRHYLGFAMVIVVVGSIMGGIAGRFMGNGLISMYELFFRFPELNFKMDYSALGIALTVSAGASFLGVLSVVWMAVKLPPAEAMRPEPPADFKPSLLERIGLTRGTGPAFRMALRNIERRPWQSAFTVFGLSLATGLMVLPGSMEDSIDHLLTYQWNEVQRQDVIAFLIEPGSSSAIHDLEHLPGVIRAEPVRVVQARLRYGHHTRKLSITGLPKGADLNRVLDENGNTLELPDNGIVMSSKLAEILGAKLGDEIQVAVLEGQRPLLTVPISGLREDFAGVAAYMDKQALHRLMREGDSVSGAYMTVDPTRWTEFMTQVKETPRIAVTLVKKEQLAAFRSTTGESIGIIRRLYLTLAVIVAFGVVYNSARIALSERGRDLATLRVVGFTQREVGSVLLGELTILVLTALPVGLLFGRGLATFIIAAISTETIRMPLLISYKTYSTAILVVLFAAGACFWVVGRMVTKLDMVGVLKARE, from the coding sequence ATGCTCACGCCCCTTGATCTCAAGCTTTTTCGCGATGTGAATCGCATGAAAGGGCAGATCATTGCCGTCTCCCTGGTCATGGCCTGCGGACTGGCCATGATGATCATGACCCGCAGCCTCATCCTCACCCTGGAGAGCACACGCGATGCTTATTATCAGAGCTACCGGATGGCGGATGTGTTTGGCTCCCTCAAACGAGCGCCCCTTTCCATGCGGGAAAGAATGGCTCAAATACCAGGCGTCACCGCCATCGAGACACGGGTGGTGCTGGATGCCGTCCTGGACCTGCCAGGAGTGCTGGAGCCTTGCACGGCCCACATCGTGTCTCTGCCGGAAGATCGGGATCCTCTTTTAAACCAGATCTTTCTTCGCAAAGGCCGCATTCCCAGAGCCGATGCACGTGGCGAAGCCGTGGTGAGCGAGGCCTTCGCTCTGGCCAATAAACTGGAACTCGGAGACAGCGTGCATGCCATCATCAATGGACGGCGCGACCGCATCACCGTGACGGGCATCGGCCTTTCTCCCGAGTTCGTTTTTGAAGCGCGGGCCGGCGAAACTCTCCCCGACAACAAACGGTTTGGCGTCTTTTGGATGAACTACCGCTCCGTGGCCGTGGCGTATAACATGGACGGAGCTTTTAATGATTTCGTCATCGATCTCGCTCCGGGCGTGGAAGCTGGCACCGTCATCGCCGATGCAGACCGTTTGCTGATGAGTTATGGAGCGGTGGGTGCCTATACCCGGCGGGATCACGGCAGCGCCTCACGGCTGGAGGATGAACTGCGCGTCTTGAATGCGCTCTCCTTTGCCTATCCCGTCGTGTTTCTCAGCGTCGCTGCCTTCATGGTGAATGCCGTTCTGGCGCGGCTGGTTAGGCTGCAAAGAGAGCAGATTGCCCAACTCAAAGCACTGGGTTATTCCTCCTGGCAGGTCGGCAGGCATTACCTCGGGTTTGCCATGGTCATCGTTGTTGTCGGCTCTATCATGGGCGGCATTGCCGGGCGCTTCATGGGGAATGGCCTCATCAGCATGTATGAGCTCTTTTTTCGTTTTCCAGAGCTCAACTTTAAAATGGATTACAGTGCTCTGGGCATTGCACTCACCGTCAGTGCAGGTGCCTCCTTTCTCGGCGTCCTGAGTGTCGTCTGGATGGCCGTCAAGCTGCCCCCCGCCGAAGCGATGCGCCCAGAACCCCCGGCCGACTTTAAACCCAGTCTGCTGGAGCGCATCGGCCTCACCCGGGGCACAGGCCCAGCTTTTCGCATGGCTTTGCGGAACATCGAGCGGCGTCCCTGGCAATCAGCATTCACGGTCTTTGGCCTCTCGCTTGCCACGGGATTGATGGTCCTGCCAGGCAGCATGGAGGACAGCATTGATCACCTTCTCACTTACCAATGGAACGAAGTCCAGCGCCAGGATGTCATCGCTTTTCTCATCGAGCCGGGCAGCAGCAGTGCCATTCATGATCTGGAGCACCTCCCCGGTGTCATCCGGGCTGAACCAGTCCGGGTTGTACAAGCGCGGCTGCGTTATGGACACCACACGCGCAAGTTGTCCATCACAGGCTTGCCAAAAGGTGCGGACCTCAACCGTGTGCTCGACGAAAATGGCAACACGCTTGAGCTGCCCGATAATGGCATCGTCATGTCGTCCAAGCTGGCTGAGATTCTCGGGGCTAAACTGGGCGATGAAATCCAGGTGGCCGTGCTGGAGGGGCAGCGCCCTCTACTGACCGTCCCCATCAGCGGCCTGCGGGAAGACTTCGCCGGCGTCGCCGCTTACATGGATAAACAGGCGCTTCACCGCCTCATGCGCGAAGGAGATTCAGTGAGTGGTGCCTACATGACCGTAGATCCCACACGCTGGACTGAATTCATGACCCAGGTCAAAGAGACTCCGCGCATTGCCGTCACCCTGGTGAAAAAGGAGCAGCTTGCCGCCTTCCGCAGCACGACGGGTGAAAGCATCGGCATCATTCGCCGCCTGTATCTCACCCTCGCCGTCATTGTTGCGTTCGGCGTCGTTTATAACAGCGCCCGCATCGCCCTCTCCGAGCGCGGCCGGGATCTGGCGACTCTCCGTGTCGTCGGCTTCACCCAGCGTGAAGTGGGCAGCGTCCTCTTGGGAGAACTCACTATCCTGGTACTGACTGCCCTTCCCGTTGGGCTACTTTTTGGTCGCGGACTCGCCACTTTCATCATTGCAGCGATCAGTACGGAGACCATTCGAATGCCGCTTCTCATCAGCTACAAGACTTACAGCACCGCCATTCTCGTCGTGCTATTTGCCGCCGGAGCCTGCTTTTGGGTCGTCGGCAGGATGGTCACCAAGCTGGACATGGTGGGTGTTCTCAAAGCCAGGGAATAA
- the murI gene encoding glutamate racemase, which produces MTAPDSSAPLGVFDSGVGGLTVVRALRELLPNESIIYLGDTARVPYGSKSPDTIRRFSVEDTQFLVGHGVKAVIVACNTATAHALPLLQATFRVPVIGVLEPGVEATLAGGNCERVGIIGTAGTIRSSAYQYALAMRKPDLQIHAVATPLLVPFVEEGWTDHPALKSVLKEYLTPLLDKGVDTLVLGCTHYPLLVPVLKKMLGKKVRLVDSASTCAAHAKRMLEDRQLLRSTKGKPTLEIYLTDLAEQAEALAKRFLGTEFGKVKKATL; this is translated from the coding sequence ATGACTGCTCCTGATTCTTCTGCCCCCCTCGGTGTCTTTGATTCTGGCGTGGGGGGGCTGACGGTGGTGCGTGCGTTGCGCGAGCTTTTGCCGAATGAATCCATCATCTATCTGGGGGATACGGCACGGGTGCCCTATGGGTCTAAATCACCCGATACCATCCGCCGTTTTTCGGTGGAGGATACCCAGTTCCTGGTCGGCCATGGGGTGAAGGCGGTGATCGTGGCCTGCAATACGGCCACCGCTCATGCCCTGCCACTTTTGCAGGCGACCTTCAGGGTGCCTGTGATCGGCGTGCTGGAGCCTGGGGTGGAGGCGACCCTGGCGGGTGGAAATTGCGAGCGGGTGGGGATCATCGGAACCGCCGGCACGATCCGCAGCAGCGCGTATCAATACGCCCTGGCCATGCGCAAACCCGATCTGCAAATCCATGCGGTGGCTACGCCTTTGCTCGTTCCTTTTGTGGAGGAAGGCTGGACGGATCATCCCGCCCTGAAGTCCGTTTTGAAAGAATACCTGACGCCGCTGCTGGATAAAGGAGTGGATACACTGGTACTGGGCTGTACACACTATCCGCTGCTGGTGCCGGTGCTGAAGAAGATGCTGGGTAAAAAGGTGCGCCTCGTGGACAGTGCCAGCACCTGCGCTGCACATGCCAAGCGAATGCTGGAGGACCGACAGCTGCTGCGTTCCACCAAGGGGAAACCCACCTTGGAAATCTATCTCACGGATTTGGCTGAACAAGCTGAAGCCCTGGCCAAACGCTTTCTCGGCACTGAATTCGGCAAGGTGAAAAAGGCAACGCTATAG